The following nucleotide sequence is from Streptomyces sp. NBC_00239.
CGGCGGCGGCCCGCGGCCTGCGCGAGAGCGGTCGCGACATCGTGCTGTCCGCGTCCGCGCCGGCCTACTTCCAGCAGGGCGAATGGGGTTCACCGGCCTGGTTCTCGGTGCTCGGCTGGGTCGGCGGCACGGCCCAGCTGTGGCGCGAGGGCAAGGACGTACAGGTGTACCAGCCGGGCGCGCCCGGCACCTCTCGGTGGTCCTCGGTGACCGGCAACTACGGCTACAACCGCTGGCTGGGCCGGTACGCGGGCCCCGGCGGCTGGAACGACCCCGACTTCCTGCTCGCGGGGGCGCCGGGGCTGACCGCCGAGGAGAGCCGTACCCAGGTCGCCCTGTGGGCGATGATGGCCGCCCCGCTCATCCTGTCGTCGGACGTCGGCGCGCTCAGCGCGGCCGGGCTGGCCGCGCTCGGCAACACCGCCCTGATCGCGGTGGACCAGGATCCGCTCGGCCGGCAGGCCGCCGTGGTCGCCACCGACGGCAGTACGGACGTACTGGCCCGCCCGCTGGCCGGCGGCGACCGGGCGGTGGCCGTGCTCAACCGCACCGGCACGGCCCGGCGGGCCGTCGTGCAGCTCGCCGACATCGGGCTGCCGTCCTGCCGGGTGACGGCCCGCAACCTGTGGACCGGGGCCGCGGCCGACACCTCCGGCCCGCTCACCGCGGCCGTCCCGGCGCACGGCACCGCGATCTGGCGGCTCACCCCGCACGACTGCGCCGCGGCGGTCCCCACCGGCCAGCTCACCGGCAACGGCGCGCGCTGCGCCGACGGTGAGCACGACGCGCGCGCCGGAGCGGTACTTCTCAGCGCCTGCACGGGCGGCGCCGACCAGCGCTGGAGCGCCGCCGCCGACGGCACGCTGCGGCTGTCCGGCCGCTGCCTGACCGCCGCCGGCGCGGGCACGGCGGCGACCGTGTCCCTGGCCGCCTGCGACCCCGGCCGGCTGCCCGGCCAGCGCTGGCGGTGGCGGGCCGACCGGACGCTCACCGAGGCGGGCTCCG
It contains:
- a CDS encoding ricin-type beta-trefoil lectin domain protein is translated as MPSRLRALRSCLTAAALLALSSANPPAVAESLTATPPPTSVRPGSVPPTAAPPAAGPATVPADAALAPTPPMGWNNWAHYMCDFDEQTVVANADALVRTGLAAKGYDTVTIDDCWLTRSRDAAGNLVADPVRFPHGLAWLGRYLHGKGLKFGMYQDAGALTCEKFPGSGRPQGGGADHFAQDARLFASWGVDYLKMDGCNMWVAPGQTKEEAYRQAYTAAARGLRESGRDIVLSASAPAYFQQGEWGSPAWFSVLGWVGGTAQLWREGKDVQVYQPGAPGTSRWSSVTGNYGYNRWLGRYAGPGGWNDPDFLLAGAPGLTAEESRTQVALWAMMAAPLILSSDVGALSAAGLAALGNTALIAVDQDPLGRQAAVVATDGSTDVLARPLAGGDRAVAVLNRTGTARRAVVQLADIGLPSCRVTARNLWTGAAADTSGPLTAAVPAHGTAIWRLTPHDCAAAVPTGQLTGNGARCADGEHDARAGAVLLSACTGGADQRWSAAADGTLRLSGRCLTAAGAGTAATVSLAACDPGRLPGQRWRWRADRTLTEAGSGLCLDAPAAVTERLRARPCGAHLVNQAWALPV